From Microbacterium sp. CGR2:
CGCGACCGATGCGACGCTTCTCGCCGGCCAGCACGCGATGGTACTCAACTCCAGGAGGTACGGAAGGGGCACGCTTCGGGAGTGCGCGCTCGAGCAGCCAGTTCGGCGGGATGGTAGTCATGGTGTCCTTCGTCAGTGGTGAGTTGGTCAGTTCCGTGTTTCGTGCCGAGGAGTCCGTGGTAGTGCATGCGTAGCGCGCGTGCCATGGTCGCCAGTGTCGCGGCCGGGCATCAGGTTCAGTCAGTTCGGCAGTCAAATGAGCGACTCAAACGTGCCGATCGTCTCGGCGATCGGAGGGATCTGCGAGATAGGCTCGACCGCCTGCGGGCTCTCGAACGCCATGCGTCTCTCTCCGTTTTCGTCGACTATTACAGTGTGTTAGTTAGAACGCTAGCACACCGTAATAGCGTGATGGGAGACCGAGGCAACCGCTAGAGTGGCGGTCACACCGCGCGGGCGCCCATGACTCATGCCTCGAGTCTGCGCTAGCTCGTCGGTGAGCTCTTATTCGAGCGCGGAGGGTGCGAGGTCCTTCATCGGTTTGGCCACGAGCACGCTGATGACCATGACTGCCCACGCCGCGGCCGCTACCACCGCGGCGATCTGCAAACTCACAACCTCCGTCAAGACCGACGCGATGACGATGCCGATTGAGGGGGCGATAGTGACGGCGGCGTTTTGAACGCTCATGACCCGCCCGCGCACAGGATCGGGGATTCGTTCGAGCATGAGGACGCCTGCGAGGCTTGTGAACAGTCCTGAGGCCATGCCGGTGACGAACGCGCCGACCAGGACGATCGGTATGTTCGCGAGCGTCGCCATCATTCCAATCCCGATTGCGGCACCGCTAAGACCGCCCCCGAGCCAGGCTCGCCGTCCACGACCGGGCTTCGCAAGCACGGCATAGATCACGCTCCCTAGGAGCAACCCGAGCGCAAGCGCGCTCAGGACAAGTCCGAGAAGAGCTGGCGCCTCGATCCGAGTGAAGTACACCGGGAGGATCAGGCCCTGGAAAGAGCTGGTGACCATTCCGGCGACGAATGTCATCATCAGCAGCATCACCAGGAATGGTCTGCCGAAGAGCGCATTGAACCCTTCCCGGAACTCGGTGAACACGTTCCTGCGCGTCGGGATGACCTCGTGCGGAGTGGCGCCGGCCCGGTGCGGGATCAGGAGCGTCACCGCGGCTGCGGCAAAGGAGAGCCCTGCCGTGACCCAGAGGACAGTGCTGCCGCCGAGGACTCCGACGAGGAGTCCGGCAGCCGCAGGGCCAATGACGATCGCCGCGGCTCCGAGGCTTTCGCGCAGGCCGATGAGTCGTTCCGATGACAACGGGCTTGTCCGCACGATGGCGGGTAGGAGGGTTTCTCGAGCCGTGATTCCGGGGATGTCGCCGAGGGCGCCGACCGCGCCGAAGAGGATGAACCAGCCGACATTCAGATCCGTGATGAGGTCGATGAGTGGAAGGGCCGCGACCGCAAGGCCCGAGATCATGTCCGTGATGATCGACGAGGTACGACGGTTGACCCGATCGATCACCACCCCCATGAGGATCCCACCGGCAAGCGCGGGGAGTACGGTCGCGGCGGCGACCGTACCTGCGCCAAGCGCGCTCCCCGTGGCCTGGAGAATGATCAAGGGCAGGGCAACGGTGGCGATCGAGTTGCCCAACGCGGACAGCACGTACGAGGCGAGATAGGCGATCGTGAGTCTCATGACCCGAGTGTCGACGTTGTCGCCGCGACAAGGTCAAATCTGCCCTGCGGTACCTTGTTCCGCTTTCGCCGTGGCCCTCGAGATGATGTCGAGCTGTGGCGGGGTGAACGCCTGCTCGAGGTAGTCGTTCACCAAGGCTGCGAGCCGGGGTTGCACGGGCAAGTCTGTCCACTGTGCGAGCACACCGCTGAGCGCCGCGATCGCCGCATCTCTTTCCGCCTGAGAGGAGGTTTCATCCATCGCTCGCAGCTGTCTGCTCAGGTCTCCGAACTGCACCATGCCCGCGGAATCGCTGAGGCCTGCTCTGAGCGACTCGCGGAGGCGCTCGGTTCCAGCCGACATCAGAAGCAGGGTCATATCTCGTTCGATCCTGCGGACGTCAGGGAGCGACCATAGTTCGCGAAGCGCATCCTGATCGCTGTCGTATAGGGCGATCACTTCCGGTGAGGAGGACGAACGCGCCGCCCGCACAGCGGCGAGCTGCGCCTGCATTCGATCTATTTGTTCGAGGAGACTCGATTCGAGCGCAGCGAGTTCATCAACCACGACATCGTCGCGCTCTTCGATCAACATCTCGCCGATCCGGTGCAGAGGAAGCCCGAGAGCGACTAAACGGCGGATCCTCAGCAGCCGAGTCAGGTCCGTCACCGAATACAGTCGATACCCGTTGGGAGCGCGGGCAGGCTCCGGCAAGACTCCCTCGCGGTGATAGTGACGGATCGCCCTCGGCGACACCTGCGCGATCGCCGCGATCTCTCCGATCAGCATTCGCCGCCCTCCCCCACTCGTTCGGTCCTCGGGTTCGCCCCGGGTCCGGCATTCGCTCCATCGAGGCGCTCGCGAACGCGTTCGACCTCGGCCAGTTGTGCGCTGCCCACATCAGCGGCGCATCGGTGAGGTACTGCACGGCGCCCAAGTTTCACCGACGCCCACGCCACCGGCGCGTTCGACCACATCGCGCCCCCAATGATTGCAGAACACCGCCGAAGAACGTCATGCTGCGACAGGGAGCCCGTGGGGTAAGGAGCTGTTCGCGCAGTCCCCTTCAACGAGTCGGTCGTCGGTCGGCGAGTACCGATATGCCTCCGGCGCTACAGCAGCAGCTGGCTCAGCGGGCCCACCATGTAGACCAGTGAGAATGCCTCCCAGATGGCTCCGATGATGAGCAGGGCGAAAGCGGGCAGCGCCAGCCATCCGATTGTCTGGAGGCCGCGCACATATCCCTGGCGGCGGTTCTTGGCACCGACCGTGCGGGGGAACAACCAGTATTTGCCGAGCAGGAAGGCACCTAGCGCGAGCAGGATGTATGCCTGGAACTCGATGATCACCGTGAGCGAGTGCGGGATCAACGCGACCCATCCGGTCTCGCTCGTGGGGGCGAGCGAGACGCCGGTCACGGCCACCCAGACGCCGAAGGCCGCGACGCCCGCGAAGGGCACGATCAGCGAGGGCAGCACTATGGTGAGCGCGCTCAGCTGGAAGACGTTCACGCCGAGGATCACGAGAGCGAAGAGCCACGGCTGGCTGAAGATCGACAAGACCAGATCGGCGGTGCCGTCCTCCTCCATCGACGCCGCGCGGGCCTGGACCAGCTCGGGGAATATCAGTCCGACGGCGAATCCAATCAGGCCGATGCCGTAGGTCGCGAGGTTGAGCAGGAGATAGAGGCGACGGTTAGCGCCGATGATGCGGAACGGTTGGCCTATTGCTCGAGGACGTCGGACGTTGTTGGGCATGGGTGATTCTCCTGAGGGGTTGTTCGCGTTCGATGTAGGTATCGAGCTTCTGGACGCGGTCAGCGTCGTGGCGTTGTCAGTGGTCGGGCAGGCCGATGGAGACTGCGGAGAAGCGTCCGGATGGATCCACATCCCCCTTCACGGCGTGCAGGCGGGCGAGGTTATCGCCGAACGCCGCCCCAGCACGCGTGATGTCTGCTGGTGGCAACAGATTCGGGTAGGCGGCCGGCAGTCCGTGCGCCTGCAGCTCGCTGAGCAGCCGCTCGGCCCAGGCGACCTCCGCATCATGTCCTTCCGCGTCCGGGGTTGTGGCGATGAGCTCCACCATGAAGTGCGGCTCCCTGAGCGCCCATGGAGAGTGAGCGGCGTCGGGGCGAGTGGCAGCCCCGTGGAAGTGGTGGATGTTCACCGCGGTGAGTGGCGAGATGCGGCGCCGTTCGCCCTCTGCGAGAGCTTCAACGACTGCGGGATTCAAGCTCGACAGCGAGATGGTTCGCAGGGTGTACTGTCGCCCCGCCGGGAACATGCCATCCAGTGAGTGAAGGGCTTGGGCGGGCGTGACGGGGTGGACCTCGGACATGAGTGGCATCCCGATCTGTTCGATCTCCTGCACCCACTGCGTACCCTCGGTCGCGTCACCCTGCCAGTTGACGGACACGAGGAGCATCGGGTTGCCGTCCGGGCCGCTGGTGATCGCGGGGGCGATGGAGAGTTCGTCCGGGACGGCCGGGTAGAGGTCGTTCAGGGCGGTCAGGACCGGCCGGATCTCTTCCGTGCTGAATGCGATGGGGCCGGCGAGGACGACGGGGAGTTCGGTGAGCGTGATCTCGAGTGTCGTCACGACACCGAAGTTGCCGCCTCCCCCACGAAGCGCCCAGAGAAGCGAGGGGTTCTCATCGTCAGAAGCGACGACGATCGATCCGTCGGCGAGCACGATTTCGGCCGAGACGATGTTGTCGGCGGCGAGGCCCCGGGTGCCGAGGTACGGGCCGTAGCCGCCACCAAGGGTGAGCCCGACGGCACCGACCTCATTGACGGTCCCCACCGCTGCAGCGAGGCCGTGCTCTGCGGCTGCATCGACCAGATCCTCCAATCGCGCACCACCTTGCACCCGAGCCGTACGGGCCTGGCGGTCGATCTCGACGCCGCGCATCTGCGAGAGGTCGATGGTGACTCCATCCTGGGCGTGCGCTCTCCCGGCCCAGTCGTGCCCTTGGCCTCGAACCGTGACGGGCACGTCGGGCGGCGTCTCCCGCAGCACGCGCTGGACATCGACTGCAGTGGCGACGCGAGCGACAATCGCAGGGCGCGATGTCGACTGGTCGCTCCACAGACCCGTCGCACCTGGGAACGCTTCGTCGCCGGCCTGGATGACCTGCCCGTCGATGGCCTCTCGTATCGTCTCGGCGAGCTTTTTGCGGTCGGATCGAGTGTGCGTGGTCATGTTTTCCTTTCCGGGGCCGCAGCGTCCGCTACAACTATCGAGGAGTCAGTTCTGAGGGCTGTTCTGCCTGTCGGGTGCTTTCGTGGAGGTTCTAGCTGGCGAGCTCATCGATCCAGCTCGACCGCATCCGTAGCGCGCGCTCCGTGCTGCCGATCACGGCAGCGAGACCGATCAGGAGATTGATGTGGAGAGGAAACTGGAAGGGCGAGGTGAAGGTACCGATCGAGTCGGCGATCGGCGGGATCTGAGAAAGGGCCTGGATGATCTGCGGCACCTCCACGCACAGGCCGACGACAACGAAGGCGATGGAGACGAGTCCGATGACGTGACTCACCCCGGGGTGTCGTTGGTGCAGGCGGGCGCGACGGCCTTCTGCAGATGCGGGATCGGGTGTCAGGGGTTGCTCTGTGCCGTTGGCGCGCACGTAGTGGCAGCGCTTGAGCCCGAAGCCCGTGATGGCGACCTCGATGTGCCCGCCGGGCACATCGAACCTCGTGGGCATTTTCGCGAACGACCGCAAAGCCCCATCGACATATAGCCGGGCGCGGATCTCACCGTCGGTCATGTCGCCGGCATGGCGGACATCAACTGTGTACGTGGAGGTCGTTCCGTCCGGTGCTGGCAATGAAATGGAGCGGAGCGATCTGCCAAACAGCTGCCACCACCGGTACCGGCGCAGCGGCTCCCCTGAGCCGGCTCGCACACGGCGGTGTCGCCATTGTCTGATCCCCATCGAGACGGCTCCAATTTAATAGCACGGTGTGATAGTCGGTCGTGGACTAAGATAGCACACCGTGATAGTGCGACGTCATGAGAGGAGCAGACATGGACGTTGAGGCAAAGGAACCAGGGACGCGCGACAAGATCTTGATCGCAGCGGCAACAATGCTCGGAGAGAACCCGACCGCACGTTTGAGCGTCCGGGCCGTGGCTGCCCGAGCTCACGTGAGCACAGGGTCGCTCAGGCACTTCTTCCCCACGCAACGCGATCTGATCGACACCGTCGTCGCCGCGATGTATGACCTGCAGATCCCGGACGATCCCATCGCGGAGGTTTCGCTCCCGCCGGCCGAGCGGCTGATCGCCTGTCTGCAGCTGCTCCTGGCACAGGCGGGTGTGGGCGATCGTGCGCGACAGCAATGGGGCGACCTCTACCACGCGTACGTGGCGTCCACCCCGCCCGAGGAAGAAGCTGCCACCTATCTCGCGCTCGAGCGGATGGGTCGCCACCGCATCGAGCAGTGGCTGGAAAAATTGGTGGACGAAGGCGGGATCCCCGCGGGGTCGATCGAGCAGCGGGCGCAGTTCCTCGCGACGGTGATCACCGGCATCATGACCGAGCGCGCCCTGCCATCTGCCGTCGTGCGGGTAGAGACTGAGGCAGAGACGCTCCGGCTAGCCGCCCATGCCGTCACGACCGGATGGCCCTCGGCGTGAACGCCCTCCTCTACGAAGCCGCGGTGCAGGTCGTTCCGCTGTTGCTCATCGCTCTCTTCTTGGACCGACGAATCGCCAACGATGAGACGACGGCGCGTGCACGACGGTGGCGCCGCTGGTCCAACAAGTTCTCCCTGATTCTGAACGGGATCGCGTTCATGGTGTCGCTGTTCATTCTCGCGGGGGCGTTCCCGGCCAGCTCGCTCAGCATGGCCATCGTCATCTCGGCCGTCGCCGGATCTATCGGACTGCTCTGCGGACAGATCTGGCAACGACTCGACGAAGAACCCGGCCGCTCGTGACCATCGCGGGTCCGTACCGGGAAACTTCAGGCTGTCGCCAAGGCTGTATTCCCTCGTCGCGACCCGCACACTGACACCCGCACACCGACAACCTACGGAATCACATGATCACAACCACGCTGAATGCCGAGTTCCTCGACGGCATAGCAGACCTCGAACCCGTGGACCGTGGAATGCGGCCGCACCGGCTTCCACCACACATCCGTGACCTGGATGCGGATCCCCAGTTGAGTCTGATGGAGGCCCAGCCTTCCGGTGCACGTGTCGCTGTCGTGACCGAAGCGCGCCGGATCGAACTCGAAGTACACGCCACCCGAGTGGGATACCGGATGATTCCAAGGCCACGAGGCGCGATCGATGTGGTGGTCGACGGCGTCCACGAGCAGACCTACTCACTCACCGAAGGCGACGCGGTGGAGCTCGACGTGGCCACCGGTGGCAGCTCAGCCACCGCGGGAAGCGCCGAAACGGTCGTCCTCGAGGGAATGCCTGCGGGCCGGAAGACAGTGGAGTTCTGGCTCCCGCATAACGAAGCCGTGGACCTGGTGCAGCTTCGTGCCGATGCGCCTGTCGAGCCCGCTCCGAAGACCGGTCTCCTCTGGGTGCACCACGGCAGCTCGATCAGTCAGGGGTCCAACGCCACGCATCCGACGGGTATCTGGCCGGCCATCGCGGCCCGCCGCTCTGGAGTTCGGCTACGCAACCTCGGGTTTGGCGGCAGCGCCCTCGTCGATCCGTTCCTCGCCCGGGTCATCCGAGACACTCCCGCGGACATCATCAGCGTCAAACTGGGGATCAACGTCGTCAACCTCGACGCCATGCGGCTGCGCAGCTTCGTGCCCGCGGTTCACGGTTTCCTCGACACCATCCGCGATGGGCACCCGGCGACACCACTTCTCCTCATGTCACCGCTTCATTGCGGCATCCACGAGGAGACACCCGGCCCTGGGTCGGTCGACATCGCCTCGATCGGCACGGACCTGGTTCAATTCACCGCCACCGGTACCCACGGCGATACCGCGCAGGGACGATTGACCCTGCAGGTGATCCGCCAGGCCCTCGCAGAAGTGGTCGCGGCCCGCCCCGAAGACCCGAACCTCCACTACCTCGACGGGCTCGAGCTCTACGGGGCAGCGGACGCCGAAGCCCACCCGCTCCCCGACGCCCTCCACCCGGACGCCGAGACACACCGTCTCATCGGCAACCGCTTCACCGACCTCGCTTTCGCCCCGCGGGGCACCTTCGGAAAGGCCTAAGGCTCATGCGCCGCCTCCTTACCGCCGGACTCACCGGACTTTTCGCCCTGACTGCACTCACCGGCTGCGTCCACAGCCCAGATGAACCGACCACTCCCAGCCCGGCCCGGCCGACCACCACGCCCTCCCCCGAACTCCACGCCGACACCGAGCAGGAGCTTGTCGCGCTCGAACAGGAGTACAACGCAACCATCGGCGTCGTCGCGGTCAACACCGGCACCGGGGAATCCGTCTCCTACGGCGAGAATCGACGGTTCGGCTTCGCGTCGACCATCAAGGCGTTCGCCGCTGCAGAGTTCCTCCGGACAGTGCAAGGGCCAGACCGCGACGAACTCGTCCACTGGACCGCAGACGAGGCCGACGCCTCAGGCAACGCTCCGGTGACCTCCCAGCACGTCGAAGAAGGCCTGACCTATGCGCAGCTTGCCGAAGCCGCCGTCCGGTTCAGCGACAACGCCGCTCTCAACCTCGTCTTCGACCGGATCGGTGGCCCCCAAGCCCTCGACGACGCCCTCACGGATCTGGGAGACACCACCACGGAGGTCGTGAACAACGAACCGACGCTCAACACGATCGAACCAGACAGCACCGAGGACACCACCACAGCGGCCGCATTCACCGCCTCCTTCGAGGCGTACCTCGACGGCTCCACTCTCACCGCAGCCGATACCGCGCTACTCCTCGACTGGATGAGCGACAACCGCACAGGAGACCCCCTGATCAGAGCCGGTGCGCCCGCCGGGTGGGTTGTCGCAGACAAATCCGGTGGCGCCGGCCCCATCCGCAACGACATCGCCATGATCACGCCACCCGGAGAAGCTCCCATTCTTCTCACCGTGCTGACCTCCCGAAACGACCCAGATGCGGCTTTCGACAACACCCTCGTGGCGCGAACCGCCTCCACCATGCTGAATGCACTCGGCCCCACCAGCTAGGACAGGCAAGAGCGCACGCTTTGTACTCCAGGATCGCCACGTCCAGGGAGGACTCCCCTGCCGATGACGGAGCCCCGAAACCGCCAGTTGATGGGTGCGATAACGGCCCAGCAAGCCAACTAAGTCCGTGGCTCAGCTCCCTCCCCGTCCGCGGCGGGCGAACCGTACCGCTATCCCCGCACCGATAACGAGGACGACCAGCACCACGCGTCCCCTCAGCGACATACTGTGAACAGACGGCAGCAGCGGGCGTTCGCCCCTCGGGGGCCAGCCAATCGACGGGTACGAATTCTCCTGCTCCACCCCAGGACAACAGGCACTGGTCAGGGCGGGTGTCTACGGCGAGTTCTTCGAAGCTCGCGCGCGAACCAACCGTAAACGATCGTTTACGGCAGACGACGGACCGGTGGCCGGTATCGCGCATGCCGCGGGTGCCGCGGGTGCCGCGGGTGCCGCGGGTGCTGGCACACCGTAGCGTTTCAGGCCAGCGATTCGAGACAGCCTTCAGCCGGGTTCGAGGAGCGGCGGGTAGCCTCGGGCACCATGACTGACCAGCAAGCCGAGCGGAGCTCCCGGATCGTAACGACCGGGAGCTCGCTCGTGTACTTCGTCTTCGCCTGCCTTGCCGTGCTACACGTGCTGGCGATGCCCGTCTTCCAGTACTTCAGCGTCGCGGGCAACGCCGAGTACGCGTGCATCATGGGACCCGTCCCACCAGACGCCGCGGTTCAAGGAGAGGTGTCGCTCGTCGAAGGACACAAGACAGCCTTCCCTGCCGGCAGGTACTGCGAGTTGGAAAGCATTTCGGGCGAGCCACTGACCTATCAGACCGGATGGGTCATAACGATGATCGCGTGTGTCGCAACCCTCATCGTTGCCTGGGTGACCGTGCTCGCGATTCGACGGCGGCGACCGCGCAACATTCTCGTCGCGCTCGTCCCCGCGGCGTTGACGCTGCTCGCATGGGTTGCGGTGTTCGTGTAGCGCTGCGCTTCGCGGCTTCTCCGGCTCCCCTCGGTAGAGCTGTCCCGGACTGTCGAAGTAGTGGAGCCGCTGCGATTCGGCGACTACCATCGCGCCGGATGCCGCTACCGCGACTGCGCCGGCGGTATCGCGAGCGATGATGCGATGACGCAGTTCGGAACGAAGGGGATTGAGCCGTGTCGACGTGGAGCGACGACACCTGAGCGCGCTGGCGAGATCAGTAGAGTCGTACGGGTACTTTCACTCCGAGGGAGACGCAATGACGGCAGAGCCCACCATTCAACGGCGAGATTACAATCCCGGGCCGCGGGTCGGAATCACGTTCTCCACGTTTGATCTGCTGCACGCAGGGCACATCATGATGCTCGCCGAAGCGAAGCGTCAGTGCGACTACCTCATCTGTGGGTTGCAGATGGATCCGACTCTGGATCGTCCCGAGAAGAACGCGCCGACGCAGGCTGTAGTTGAGCGGTACATCCAGCTCCGCGGCTGCCGGTACGTGGACGAGATCGTGCCGTACTCGACCGAGCAGGACCTCGAGGACATCCTCCGATCGTTTAAACTCGACGTGCGCATCGTGGGCGACGAATATGCGGACCGTGGCTTCACCGGGCGCGAATACTGTGAGGCGAGTGGCATCGAGTTGTACTTCAACGGCAGGGACCACCGTTTCTCCAGCTCGGGCCTCCGAAAGATCGTCGCGGAGAAGGAAGCGGAACGAGTCGCCAGAATCTGACCGTAGGAGCGTCATCAATCACGGCGTTCCCAGGTGGTGGATGCCAGGCTAGGCAGCCACGGTACGGAGGGGTTCGGTGAGTGATGCGCGAGTCTGGTGATCAGAGTGGTGTGCAGGCGGGGTGGGTGATCGTTGCGGCGTGCGCCGTTGCCGCTCTATCGGTGTGGTTCGCGATGGCCTCCGCATACGCGGATGCCCGGGAGATCGAGGGGCAATGCTTCCAGAATTCGCCGCCCTCCGCCGTTGTGACAGAGGATGCTTCCGCCTTCGAATCGGATCGGACCGCTCTCCCCGCTGGTCGTTCATGCGTGTACGACGCGCAGGGCGGAGGGACTGTGTCGACACAGACAGGGTGGCCCACGACGATCGCCGCGTTCGCCGGAACCGGCATTGCTGCGCTCGCGCTCGGGCTGGCGTTCGTCCGTCGTCGCCGGATGAACGCGATGCAGCACGTCCTCACGAGTTCTGCGCTCCTTGCGGTCTGCCTCGGGTGGGTGTCGATCGTGATTTTCGCATCGAAGGGATGATTTTTCTCACCAGACACCATCGTGCTCTTCGTCTTCACTCTGCTGAGCGCCCGCCCCGCTGGTGCTCGCTTCGATGAGTAGTCCGACCTCTGCTGAGGAACGGCATCATCGGAGCGTCGACAAGCTTGCGCCAGGCACAGATACTCTGGCGTTGCTGACGGCCCCCATTAGGCTGACGGCGTGACCCTCCAGCCACTGCCCGCGAGAGATGTCCGCTTGCGTGGCACCCGAACCGCGTTCTGGGTGATCGCAGCCTTCGGTATCCCTGCGGCTGCCGTAGCGTGGAACTGGTACGCACTCGCGCAATTCGAGGCTCAATCCGAACAGAGCAAGGCACTCTCGGCCCAGACCACGATGGCGGGTTTCGCGGAAGTCTGGGGTGGTGTACCGCTGGTTCTCGCCCACATCGTCGGGTTGGTCACGCTCTTCGTCCTCGGATGGAAGGGCTATCGAGGTCGCGGCATCGCTCTTGCGATGGGCGCCGTCGTCATCGCATCTGTCATCGGCATCGGCATCACGCAGCTGCTCTGGGCCGGCGAGCTGTTCCAACTCGGCATCGACAACGACGTGTACGTGCCCTGAGGCAGCGGCCCATCACTACGTCGGGTGCCACGTTTCGACGCCTCCAGCGGCGGAGCCACGGCATCCGCCTTTCGCCAATGTGGGCGGGTTCATAAAAAGACCTTCGCGCGAACGAACCGCCCACCGGCAGATGGCCCCTCAACCTGTCGAAAGGAATCACGACATGACACTCCAACGTGATGAATCCCCAAATCCCTCGTTTCCCATCGATCCGTCGGAGAACGTGATCGTGCGATCAAACGGGCAGTACTGGGCCCCTCGGCGCCGCGGTGGATGGCGAGCCGTGAAACCAATGTCGGAATCCGAGATGCATTCTCGCGATAGTCGCGCCATCGGCCTTACTGTCGGTGGAGCCTGCGGGATCTTCGCCGGTTGGATCTTCTCGGTCGTCGTGGACTGGTGGGCGTGGAGCTCCTTGGCGGGTCTGCTCATCAGCCTGACGGGCGCCATCGCACTGATCGCAGGTGCGATCCTGCTCATCCGGCAGCGTCGATTCGTGGCCTTCGTCGTGCCTGCCCAGGGAGACCTGTTCGGCATGGCCCAGCACATCGACGGACTCCCCAAGCTCATCGATCTCG
This genomic window contains:
- a CDS encoding adenylyltransferase/cytidyltransferase family protein, which encodes MTAEPTIQRRDYNPGPRVGITFSTFDLLHAGHIMMLAEAKRQCDYLICGLQMDPTLDRPEKNAPTQAVVERYIQLRGCRYVDEIVPYSTEQDLEDILRSFKLDVRIVGDEYADRGFTGREYCEASGIELYFNGRDHRFSSSGLRKIVAEKEAERVARI
- a CDS encoding TetR/AcrR family transcriptional regulator; the encoded protein is MDVEAKEPGTRDKILIAAATMLGENPTARLSVRAVAARAHVSTGSLRHFFPTQRDLIDTVVAAMYDLQIPDDPIAEVSLPPAERLIACLQLLLAQAGVGDRARQQWGDLYHAYVASTPPEEEAATYLALERMGRHRIEQWLEKLVDEGGIPAGSIEQRAQFLATVITGIMTERALPSAVVRVETEAETLRLAAHAVTTGWPSA
- a CDS encoding GDSL-type esterase/lipase family protein, with product MITTTLNAEFLDGIADLEPVDRGMRPHRLPPHIRDLDADPQLSLMEAQPSGARVAVVTEARRIELEVHATRVGYRMIPRPRGAIDVVVDGVHEQTYSLTEGDAVELDVATGGSSATAGSAETVVLEGMPAGRKTVEFWLPHNEAVDLVQLRADAPVEPAPKTGLLWVHHGSSISQGSNATHPTGIWPAIAARRSGVRLRNLGFGGSALVDPFLARVIRDTPADIISVKLGINVVNLDAMRLRSFVPAVHGFLDTIRDGHPATPLLLMSPLHCGIHEETPGPGSVDIASIGTDLVQFTATGTHGDTAQGRLTLQVIRQALAEVVAARPEDPNLHYLDGLELYGAADAEAHPLPDALHPDAETHRLIGNRFTDLAFAPRGTFGKA
- a CDS encoding FAD-binding oxidoreductase encodes the protein MTTHTRSDRKKLAETIREAIDGQVIQAGDEAFPGATGLWSDQSTSRPAIVARVATAVDVQRVLRETPPDVPVTVRGQGHDWAGRAHAQDGVTIDLSQMRGVEIDRQARTARVQGGARLEDLVDAAAEHGLAAAVGTVNEVGAVGLTLGGGYGPYLGTRGLAADNIVSAEIVLADGSIVVASDDENPSLLWALRGGGGNFGVVTTLEITLTELPVVLAGPIAFSTEEIRPVLTALNDLYPAVPDELSIAPAITSGPDGNPMLLVSVNWQGDATEGTQWVQEIEQIGMPLMSEVHPVTPAQALHSLDGMFPAGRQYTLRTISLSSLNPAVVEALAEGERRRISPLTAVNIHHFHGAATRPDAAHSPWALREPHFMVELIATTPDAEGHDAEVAWAERLLSELQAHGLPAAYPNLLPPADITRAGAAFGDNLARLHAVKGDVDPSGRFSAVSIGLPDH
- a CDS encoding stage II sporulation protein M produces the protein MPNNVRRPRAIGQPFRIIGANRRLYLLLNLATYGIGLIGFAVGLIFPELVQARAASMEEDGTADLVLSIFSQPWLFALVILGVNVFQLSALTIVLPSLIVPFAGVAAFGVWVAVTGVSLAPTSETGWVALIPHSLTVIIEFQAYILLALGAFLLGKYWLFPRTVGAKNRRQGYVRGLQTIGWLALPAFALLIIGAIWEAFSLVYMVGPLSQLLL
- a CDS encoding MerR family transcriptional regulator → MLIGEIAAIAQVSPRAIRHYHREGVLPEPARAPNGYRLYSVTDLTRLLRIRRLVALGLPLHRIGEMLIEERDDVVVDELAALESSLLEQIDRMQAQLAAVRAARSSSSPEVIALYDSDQDALRELWSLPDVRRIERDMTLLLMSAGTERLRESLRAGLSDSAGMVQFGDLSRQLRAMDETSSQAERDAAIAALSGVLAQWTDLPVQPRLAALVNDYLEQAFTPPQLDIISRATAKAEQGTAGQI
- a CDS encoding MFS transporter → MRLTIAYLASYVLSALGNSIATVALPLIILQATGSALGAGTVAAATVLPALAGGILMGVVIDRVNRRTSSIITDMISGLAVAALPLIDLITDLNVGWFILFGAVGALGDIPGITARETLLPAIVRTSPLSSERLIGLRESLGAAAIVIGPAAAGLLVGVLGGSTVLWVTAGLSFAAAAVTLLIPHRAGATPHEVIPTRRNVFTEFREGFNALFGRPFLVMLLMMTFVAGMVTSSFQGLILPVYFTRIEAPALLGLVLSALALGLLLGSVIYAVLAKPGRGRRAWLGGGLSGAAIGIGMMATLANIPIVLVGAFVTGMASGLFTSLAGVLMLERIPDPVRGRVMSVQNAAVTIAPSIGIVIASVLTEVVSLQIAAVVAAAAWAVMVISVLVAKPMKDLAPSALE
- the bla gene encoding class A beta-lactamase; translation: MRRLLTAGLTGLFALTALTGCVHSPDEPTTPSPARPTTTPSPELHADTEQELVALEQEYNATIGVVAVNTGTGESVSYGENRRFGFASTIKAFAAAEFLRTVQGPDRDELVHWTADEADASGNAPVTSQHVEEGLTYAQLAEAAVRFSDNAALNLVFDRIGGPQALDDALTDLGDTTTEVVNNEPTLNTIEPDSTEDTTTAAAFTASFEAYLDGSTLTAADTALLLDWMSDNRTGDPLIRAGAPAGWVVADKSGGAGPIRNDIAMITPPGEAPILLTVLTSRNDPDAAFDNTLVARTASTMLNALGPTS
- a CDS encoding LPXTG cell wall anchor domain-containing protein, encoding MSTQTGWPTTIAAFAGTGIAALALGLAFVRRRRMNAMQHVLTSSALLAVCLGWVSIVIFASKG